A genomic region of Cannabis sativa cultivar Pink pepper isolate KNU-18-1 chromosome 1, ASM2916894v1, whole genome shotgun sequence contains the following coding sequences:
- the LOC115706426 gene encoding probable receptor-like protein kinase At5g24010: protein MEFRYRNFVISLLLLSLSFPPSFSYLRFSPVDNHLVNCGSVETTIVDNRLYSSDWSNRNLPFCPSDRSVALRNENSFAGSSPLYDTARVFEKPSEYKFEIREKGIHMVRLHFQKFNSSKFDFGSAQFHVLVDKYVVLSNFNGGNSAETPLIKEYLIRVDAEKLLIRFFPTDSSKFAFVNAIEVISAPKDLVPNTSLSLNSNENVNFDSWSNQALEVVYRVNVGGPKVTPYNDTLWRTWVVDDEYLESSSGTERVYFGGRIKYQTGFASREIGPDNVYKSARLIRSTNGSIPNLNMTWVFPVAGEGYNYLVRLHFCDIASISLELLFFNVYVNGKLALENLDLSSATNEMLASPYYADIVVAGSDISGALNVSVGPSKDSMPYVIDGILNGVEILKLSNSMGSFDGLDSADVVLSLWPGRTGLLIPLVAAVLLVMSLSIVLRRKIIETKESLGWSKLPVNVSEFDAKLGV from the coding sequence ATGGAGTTTCGGTACAGAAACTTCGTCATCTCTCTACTCCTCCTGTCACTCTCGTTCCCACCTTCTTTCTCCTACTTGCGGTTCTCTCCGGTCGACAACCACCTCGTAAACTGCGGCTCCGTAGAGACCACCATCGTCGACAATCGTCTATACTCCAGCGACTGGTCTAACCGAAATTTACCATTCTGCCCCTCGGATCGGTCTGTTGCCCTCAGAAATGAAAATTCATTCGCCGGTTCCTCCCCACTGTACGACACAGCTAGGGTTTTCGAGAAGCCTTCGGAGTACAAATTCGAGATCAGAGAGAAAGGGATCCACATGGTACGTCtccattttcaaaaattcaattcCTCAAAATTCGATTTCGGTAGCGCTCAATTTCACGTTCTTGTTGATAAATACGTCGTTTTGAGCAACTTTAATGGCGGTAATTCAGCTGAAACCCCTTTGATCAAGGAATACCTCATTCGTGTTGATGCCGAAAAACTTCTAATTAGGTTTTTTCCCACTGATTCTTCAAAATTCGCGTTTGTGAACGCGATCGAGGTGATTTCTGCTCCGAAGGACCTCGTCCCTAATACTTCCTTGTCCCTAAACTCTAATGAAAACGTGAATTTCGATAGCTGGTCTAACCAAGCTCTCGAAGTCGTTTACAGAGTCAACGTTGGAGGTCCTAAGGTGACACCATATAACGACACTCTTTGGAGAACATGGGTTGTCGATGATGAGTATCTGGAGTCGAGTTCCGGAACGGAGAGGGTGTATTTCGGTGGCCGAATCAAGTACCAGACTGGATTTGCAAGCCGCGAAATTGGACCGGATAACGTGTACAAGAGCGCAAGATTGATCCGCAGCACCAACGGTTCGATCCCGAACCTTAACATGACATGGGTTTTCCCGGTGGCCGGAGAAGGATACAATTACCTTGTCCGATTGCATTTCTGTGATATTGCTAGTATCTCACTTGAGCTTCTCTTCTTCAATGTTTATGTAAATGGGAAACTAGCATTGGAGAACTTGGATTTATCAAGTGCCACAAACGAAATGCTGGCCTCTCCGTACTATGCAGACATAGTTGTTGCTGGTTCAGATATTTCTGGTGCTTTGAATGTGAGTGTTGGACCTTCGAAGGACAGCATGCCGTATGTCATTGATGGTATCCTTAATGGGGTTGAGATCTTGAAGTTGAGTAACTCAATGGGCAGTTTTGATGGTCTTGATTCTGCTGATGTTGTTTTGAGTCTTTGGCCAGGCAGAACTGGTCTTTTGATACCTTTAGTTGCTGCTGTGTTATTGGTTATGAGTTTATCTATTGTTTTGCGTAGAAAGATTATTGAGACAAAGGAGTCTCTTGGGTGGTCGAAATTGCCTGTGAATGTCTCAGAATTTGATGCCAAACTTGGCGTTTGA